A stretch of Telopea speciosissima isolate NSW1024214 ecotype Mountain lineage chromosome 11, Tspe_v1, whole genome shotgun sequence DNA encodes these proteins:
- the LOC122645003 gene encoding hydroquinone glucosyltransferase-like — protein MFLKPFTMEEAQQTPHIVFLPSPGMGHLIPLVAFAKRLVHLHDFSVTFTIPNIGSSPKAQKAVFDALPKRINSIFLPPVNLDDLDEDVKIETRICLTLFRSIPAFRETLKNLITTTRLVALVIDPFGTDALDVAREFNVLPYIFIPTTAMMVSWLFLLPKLDAIYSCEYRDLREPVSIPGCLPIHGRDFLEPAQDRTDEAYKLLLYHSKRYKLAEGIMLNTFMDLEPRAIKVLKEGEFPGIPPVYPVGPLIQNGSSDGASESECLKWLDDQPHGSVLFVCFGSGGALSFEQMNEMASGLELSEQRFLWVVRSPSQIGMGTAYFSDQSIEDPFPFMPKGFLERTKGRGLVVPSWAPQTQVLSHVSTGGFLTHCGWNSTLESLVNGVPLIAWPLYAEQKMNAVMLVEDIKVALRPKVGEDGVIRRQEIGTVVKSLMEGEEGKKVRYKIRELKDAAAKVLREDGSSTKSLLEVTHKWKTYMRIL, from the coding sequence ATGTTTCTGAAACCATTCACCATGGAAGAAGCCCAGCAAACACCTCACATTGTGTTTCTACCTTCACCAGGTATGGGTCACCTTATCCCACTTGTTGCATTTGCAAAGAGACTTGTTCACCTCCATGATTTCTCTGTCACCTTTACCATCCCAAACATTGGTTCTTCCCCTAAAGCCCAGAAAGCAGTCTTTGATGCTCTCCCCAAAAGAATAAATTCAATATTTCTTCCTCCAGTTAACCTTGATGACCTTGATGAAGATGTAAAGATTGAGACCCGTATCTGTCTCACTCTGTTCCGTTCCATCCCTGCTTTTCGTGAGACATTGAAGAACTTGATCACCACTACTAGGCTTGTTGCTTTAGTGATTGATCCCTTTGGTACTGATGCTTTGGATGTGGCTAGGGAATTCAATGTTTTGCCTTACATCTTCATTCCAACAACAGCTATGATGGTATCATGGCTCTTCCTTTTGCCCAAATTAGATGCAATTTACTCTTGTGAGTACCGAGATCTTCGTGAACCGGTTTCGATTCCTGGGTGCTTACCTATTCATGGACGAGATTTCCTGGAACCAGCACAAGATAGAACAGATGAGGCCTACAAATTGCTTCTATACCATTCCAAACGTTACAAATTAGCTGAAGGTATTATGTTAAATACCTTCATGGATTTGGAACCAAGGGCTATCAAGGTCTTGAAAGAAGGGGAATTCCCAGGTATTCCACCGGTCTACCCGGTTGGACCACTCATACAGAATGGTTCAAGTGATGGAGCTAGTGAGTCTGAGTGCTTGAAGTGGTTGGATGATCAACCCCATGGATCAGTTCTTTTTGTATGTTTTGGGAGTGGTGGGGCTCTTTCATTTGAGCAAATGAATGAAATGGCCTCAGGGTTGGAACTAAGTGAGCAAAGATTCTTATGGGTTGTTAGGAGCCCTTCTCAAATAGGAATGGGTACAGCCTACTTTAGTGACCAAAGTATTGAAGACCCATTTCCTTTCATGCCCAAAGGTTTCTTGGAGAGGACTAAAGGGAGGGGACTAGTGGTTCCTTCATGGGCTCCTCAAACCCAGGTGCTTAGCCATGTTTCAACAGGAGGGTTCTTGACCCATTGTGGGTGGAACTCAACATTAGAGAGCTTAGTAAATGGTGTGCCCTTGATTGCTTGGCCACTCTATGCAGAGCAAAAGATGAATGCAGTGATGCTGGTGGAAGATATAAAGGTGGCATTGAGGCCTAAAGTAGGAGAGGATGGTGTAATAAGGAGGCAAGAGATTGGAACAGTCGTGAAGAGCTTAAtggaaggggaagaagggaagaaggtccGGTACAAGATAAGAGAGCTCAAGGATGCTGCTGCTAAGGTTTTAAGAGAAGATGGGTCTTCTACAAAATCTCTCTTGGAGGTGACACACAAATGGAAGACCTACATGAGGATATTGTAG